One Paucidesulfovibrio longus DSM 6739 genomic window carries:
- a CDS encoding cytochrome c family protein has translation MTSLFCTKTRRGAAVAAAALIFLLAAVAAHAQQEQNYVGSARCGECHDEQYEFYSKNSKKARSWHSVERMQRKLTPSELESCYDCHTTGHGRPGGFVSHETTPQLADVGCETCHGPGGRHAESGDPADIKRTPTLEDCQRCHNSDRIQDFKFKPLRFSGAH, from the coding sequence ATGACCAGCCTTTTTTGCACGAAAACAAGGCGCGGCGCCGCTGTGGCCGCTGCCGCGCTCATCTTCCTCCTGGCCGCCGTCGCGGCCCATGCGCAGCAGGAGCAGAATTACGTCGGTTCGGCCCGCTGCGGCGAGTGCCACGACGAGCAGTACGAGTTCTACAGCAAGAATTCGAAAAAGGCCCGCTCCTGGCACAGCGTGGAACGCATGCAACGCAAGCTCACTCCTTCCGAGCTGGAATCCTGCTACGACTGCCACACCACGGGGCACGGCCGGCCCGGAGGCTTCGTTTCCCACGAAACCACGCCCCAGCTGGCCGACGTGGGCTGCGAAACCTGCCACGGTCCCGGCGGTCGGCACGCCGAGTCAGGCGACCCGGCCGACATCAAGCGCACCCCCACGCTCGAGGACTGCCAGCGCTGCCACAACAGCGACCGCATCCAGGATTTCAAATTCAAGCCGCTTCGGTTTTCCGGCGCGCATTGA
- a CDS encoding chemotaxis protein, producing the protein MAQVRDEKRILLESGTNEVEILEFYLGGQSYGVNVSKVLQIISYESEKFTRTPDADPAMPGVLLWRGRTIPFVDLYAAMHVHTRVDVDRPIALVTEFNNLICSFLTDGVNRIHRIGWDRIDQLDAYMSQFSAHFTGSVHVDDKDILLVDFEYLVASFFPETKLDSEKQLILPEDVTPEDRRTKRIVLAEDSSFIRHTILTILERAGYAQVAPFENGLLASEHLMKIKKQAQAEDKPITDFVNLVISDIEMPQLDGLTLCRRLKEDPVYGSTPVIIFSSLINEQMSIKCKEVGADAFITKPQMAELVGTLDKLLFAI; encoded by the coding sequence ATGGCACAAGTACGGGATGAAAAAAGAATTCTGCTGGAAAGCGGGACCAACGAAGTCGAAATCCTGGAATTCTACCTGGGTGGGCAGAGTTACGGAGTAAACGTCTCCAAAGTGCTTCAGATCATCTCCTACGAATCGGAAAAGTTCACCAGAACGCCGGACGCGGATCCGGCCATGCCGGGAGTGCTGCTCTGGCGCGGAAGAACCATCCCCTTCGTGGACCTCTACGCGGCCATGCACGTGCACACCCGCGTGGACGTGGACCGCCCCATCGCCCTGGTCACGGAATTCAACAACCTGATTTGCAGCTTTCTCACCGACGGCGTCAACCGCATCCACCGCATCGGCTGGGACCGCATCGACCAGCTCGACGCCTACATGAGCCAGTTCTCCGCCCATTTCACCGGATCCGTGCATGTGGACGACAAGGACATCCTGCTCGTCGATTTCGAATACCTCGTGGCCAGCTTCTTCCCGGAAACCAAGCTCGACTCCGAGAAACAGCTCATCCTCCCGGAAGACGTCACCCCCGAGGACAGAAGAACGAAGCGTATCGTCCTGGCCGAGGACTCTTCCTTCATCAGGCACACCATCCTGACGATCCTGGAGCGCGCCGGCTACGCCCAGGTGGCTCCCTTTGAAAACGGGTTGCTTGCCTCCGAACATCTGATGAAGATCAAGAAGCAGGCCCAGGCCGAGGACAAGCCCATCACGGACTTCGTGAATCTGGTCATTTCCGACATCGAAATGCCCCAGCTCGACGGTCTGACCCTCTGCCGCCGTCTCAAGGAGGATCCGGTCTACGGCTCCACGCCGGTGATCATCTTCAGCTCCCTTATCAACGAGCAAATGAGCATCAAATGCAAGGAAGTGGGCGCGGACGCCTTCATCACCAAGCCGCAGATGGCTGAACTCGTAGGCACGCTGGACAAATTGCTCTTCGCCATTTAA
- a CDS encoding catalase, with product MTKKKKTLTTAFGAPVGNDQNSVTAGPRGPVLMQDMHLMEKLAHFDRERIPERVVHAKGAGAYGHFQVTADVTKYTKAAFLSKVGKKTDVFVRFSTVGGEKGSADAERDPRGFAVKFYTEEGNYDLVGNNTPVFFIRDPLKFPDFIHTQKRNPATNCKDPDMFWDFLSLTPESLHQVTVLFSDRGTPATYRHMNGYSSHTFKWYNADGDYFWVQYHFKTDQKIRNFTRQEADKMRADDPDHATRDLHESIAKGDFPSWTLEMQIMTPEMARDYRYDILDITKVWPHKDVPPITVGKLVLDRNPVNYFAEVEQAAFCPGNFVPGIASSPDKMLQARLFSYHDTHLHRLGTNYQLIPVNQPKNAPELNYQRDGFMRVDDGGGSGPNYWPNSFGGPAPDPAGNEPSLPLEGDADRYEFQHPNDDFEQPGALFRKVMSDQDRANLIGNIVAHLGGAKKRIQRRQCALFHKVDPEYGGGVAKGLGLDLSDIRTLAGMSQQDLVEATSV from the coding sequence TCGGCGCGCCCGTGGGCAACGATCAGAACAGCGTGACCGCCGGGCCGCGCGGCCCGGTGCTGATGCAGGACATGCACCTGATGGAGAAGCTGGCCCATTTCGACCGGGAGCGCATTCCCGAAAGAGTGGTCCATGCCAAGGGCGCCGGAGCCTACGGTCATTTCCAGGTCACTGCGGATGTGACCAAGTACACCAAGGCCGCGTTTCTCTCCAAGGTGGGGAAGAAGACGGACGTGTTCGTCCGCTTCTCCACGGTGGGCGGTGAAAAGGGCTCGGCGGACGCGGAGCGCGATCCGCGCGGATTCGCAGTGAAATTCTACACCGAGGAAGGCAACTACGACCTCGTGGGCAACAACACGCCCGTGTTCTTCATCCGCGACCCGCTCAAGTTCCCGGACTTCATCCATACCCAGAAACGCAATCCCGCCACCAACTGCAAGGATCCGGACATGTTCTGGGATTTCCTCTCGCTGACTCCGGAATCCCTGCACCAGGTCACGGTGCTCTTCTCCGACCGGGGCACCCCCGCCACCTATCGCCACATGAACGGCTACAGCAGCCATACCTTCAAATGGTACAACGCGGACGGCGACTATTTCTGGGTGCAGTATCACTTCAAAACCGACCAGAAGATCCGCAATTTCACGCGGCAGGAAGCGGACAAAATGCGCGCCGACGACCCGGACCACGCCACCCGCGACCTGCACGAGTCCATCGCCAAGGGGGATTTCCCCTCGTGGACCCTGGAAATGCAGATCATGACCCCGGAGATGGCCAGGGATTACCGCTACGACATCCTGGACATCACCAAGGTCTGGCCGCACAAGGACGTGCCGCCCATCACCGTGGGCAAGCTCGTGCTCGACCGCAACCCGGTGAACTACTTCGCCGAGGTGGAACAGGCTGCCTTCTGCCCCGGCAATTTCGTGCCGGGCATCGCCTCCTCCCCGGACAAGATGCTCCAGGCGCGGCTGTTCTCCTATCACGACACGCACCTGCATCGCCTCGGCACGAACTACCAGCTCATCCCGGTGAACCAGCCCAAGAACGCCCCGGAGCTGAACTACCAACGCGACGGATTCATGCGGGTGGACGACGGCGGCGGCTCCGGTCCCAACTACTGGCCCAACTCCTTCGGCGGACCAGCCCCGGACCCGGCCGGAAACGAACCCAGCCTCCCCCTGGAAGGCGATGCGGACCGCTATGAATTCCAGCACCCCAACGACGATTTCGAACAGCCCGGCGCGCTCTTCCGCAAGGTCATGAGCGATCAGGACCGGGCGAACCTCATCGGAAACATCGTCGCGCACCTGGGCGGAGCCAAAAAGCGCATCCAGCGCAGGCAATGCGCCCTGTTCCACAAGGTCGATCCGGAGTACGGCGGTGGCGTGGCCAAGGGACTCGGCCTGGACCTGAGTGACATCCGCACGCTCGCGGGCATGTCCCAACAGGATCTTGTGGAGGCGACTTCGGTCTAG
- a CDS encoding DUF1844 domain-containing protein, producing MPLPEIDFRTFLMSLSSSALVALGETEDPSTGRTEFMPHIAKHTIDIIAMLQQKFQNGLDADESRLLCEMLYNLRMKYVNKVK from the coding sequence ATGCCGTTGCCGGAGATCGATTTCAGGACCTTCCTGATGTCGCTTTCATCCTCGGCCCTGGTGGCTCTCGGCGAAACCGAGGATCCGTCCACGGGCCGAACCGAATTCATGCCGCATATCGCCAAGCATACCATCGACATCATCGCCATGCTGCAGCAGAAGTTTCAAAACGGGCTGGACGCCGACGAAAGCCGTCTGCTTTGCGAAATGCTTTACAACCTGCGCATGAAGTACGTGAACAAGGTCAAATAG
- a CDS encoding CheR family methyltransferase → MELTHRDFDDLRGYIYELCGLHIPDNKEYLITQRLKGLLRAAEAESWRELYEFLRRDCSAQVRNEVISAITTNETSFFRDQHPFDSFRDQLLPEFCKKLVARRLSGDRTPLRIWSAAAASGQEAYTLAMIIMDHLERNPGNGLRPCDFTILGTDISARVLAKATQAEYSDFELSRGLPEAYRKYFERAESRWRVRGDLRSMVEFRQLNLVTDFTDLKIFDVIFCRNVLIYFDQATKKQILERFSKILRPGCHLILGSTESVYGLSEAFCQERIGKAILYRLKGPGC, encoded by the coding sequence ATGGAATTGACCCATCGGGACTTCGACGACCTGCGCGGCTACATCTACGAGTTGTGCGGGCTGCATATCCCGGACAACAAGGAATACCTGATCACCCAGCGGCTCAAGGGGCTGCTGCGGGCGGCGGAGGCCGAGTCCTGGCGGGAGCTTTACGAATTCCTGCGCCGCGATTGCTCGGCCCAGGTCCGGAACGAGGTCATCTCGGCCATCACCACCAACGAAACCAGCTTTTTTCGCGACCAGCATCCCTTTGATTCCTTCCGGGACCAACTCTTGCCGGAATTCTGCAAGAAGCTCGTGGCCCGGCGGCTTTCGGGCGACCGAACGCCCCTGCGCATCTGGTCGGCCGCGGCTGCCTCCGGCCAGGAAGCCTACACCCTGGCCATGATCATCATGGACCACCTGGAACGCAATCCCGGCAACGGATTGCGGCCTTGCGACTTCACCATCCTCGGTACGGACATTTCCGCGCGGGTGCTGGCCAAGGCCACGCAGGCGGAATATTCGGATTTCGAGCTTTCGCGCGGTCTGCCCGAGGCGTATCGCAAGTATTTCGAGCGTGCGGAATCCCGCTGGCGCGTGCGCGGAGATTTGCGTTCCATGGTCGAGTTCCGCCAGCTCAATCTCGTCACCGATTTTACGGACCTGAAGATATTCGACGTGATTTTCTGCCGCAACGTGCTCATATATTTCGATCAAGCAACCAAGAAGCAGATCCTGGAACGGTTCAGCAAGATCCTGCGGCCCGGCTGCCACCTGATTCTCGGCTCCACCGAAAGCGTTTACGGTCTTTCCGAGGCTTTTTGCCAGGAGCGCATCGGCAAAGCCATCCTCTACAGGTTGAAAGGGCCGGGCTGCTAG
- the argC gene encoding N-acetyl-gamma-glutamyl-phosphate reductase, translating to MSKRIPVGLVGVTGYTGMELARILAWHPSLELVCATSRTESGKRLEELYPYLAGTGLGDLEISSPSPKELAARCRLVFLAVPHKTAMEIADALLCEGVKVVDLSADFRLNDKSVYEKWYQTEHSRADRLDQAVYGLPELYRDEIAGAELVANPGCYPTTAILGLYPALAEGLVETGDIVIDSKSGTSGAGRKAAVGTLFCEVHDSFRAYGLGKHRHTPEIEQEISKLAGKSLTVSFNTHLLPIDRGILSTIYTRLKPGVELDAVRAAYAAHYDGEPWVRVLPDGTLPETRWVRGTNFCDIGLVVDPRTNRLIILSAIDNLCRGASGQAVANANLMLGLEPDDGLRLTPLMP from the coding sequence ATGAGCAAGCGGATTCCCGTCGGGCTGGTCGGAGTGACCGGCTACACAGGCATGGAGCTGGCGCGCATTCTCGCCTGGCACCCGTCCCTGGAGCTGGTCTGCGCCACCTCCCGGACCGAGTCGGGCAAACGCCTGGAAGAGTTGTATCCCTACCTGGCGGGAACAGGGCTCGGCGACCTGGAGATCAGCTCCCCCAGTCCGAAGGAGCTGGCCGCGCGCTGCCGCCTGGTCTTCCTGGCCGTTCCGCACAAGACCGCCATGGAGATCGCGGACGCGCTGCTCTGCGAGGGCGTCAAGGTGGTGGACCTTTCCGCGGACTTCCGCCTGAACGATAAATCCGTCTACGAGAAGTGGTACCAGACCGAACACAGCCGAGCGGATCGCCTGGACCAGGCCGTCTACGGACTGCCCGAACTCTACCGCGACGAAATTGCCGGAGCCGAACTGGTGGCGAATCCCGGCTGCTATCCCACCACGGCCATTCTGGGGCTCTATCCGGCCCTGGCCGAGGGACTGGTGGAAACCGGGGACATCGTCATCGACTCCAAATCCGGCACTTCGGGCGCGGGCCGCAAGGCCGCCGTGGGCACGCTGTTCTGCGAGGTCCACGATTCGTTCCGGGCCTATGGACTGGGCAAGCACCGGCATACCCCGGAGATCGAGCAGGAAATCTCCAAGCTCGCGGGGAAAAGCCTGACCGTTTCCTTCAATACCCACCTCCTGCCCATCGACCGGGGCATCCTGAGCACGATCTACACGCGATTGAAGCCCGGCGTGGAGCTCGACGCGGTGCGCGCTGCCTATGCGGCCCATTACGACGGCGAACCCTGGGTGCGCGTGCTGCCGGACGGCACATTGCCCGAAACGCGCTGGGTGCGGGGAACCAATTTCTGCGACATCGGCCTTGTGGTCGATCCGAGAACGAACCGACTGATCATCCTTTCCGCCATCGACAACCTCTGTCGCGGCGCCTCCGGGCAGGCCGTGGCCAACGCGAACCTCATGCTGGGATTGGAGCCGGACGACGGGCTGCGATTGACCCCGCTGATGCCGTAG